The following proteins are co-located in the Microbacterium sp. Clip185 genome:
- a CDS encoding SDR family NAD(P)-dependent oxidoreductase: MSAREADWDPRRLPDLTGRTYLVTGSNAGLGYFASEQLVNAGARVIMTGRNPNRLAAARAAVSARLPHATGSAETLLLDTSNLGSVRAAAATVRQRGRLDGLLLNAGIVHPPAQRETTRDGNELVLATNALGHFALAGALLTTLAARRGRMVWLGSMSTSISKYDPVDPQLVERYSPWRAYVQSKAVTTVVGLEADRRLREARVPVTSVIAHPGYSTSGRTVGIRGVNEPSRWGRFLDNLQAPVTQSKEAGAWALVRALVDPEVEGGQMWGPGRIVTGQPRAAKPTPFLRERAIGERLWLMCEAATRMRWPFEAARR, translated from the coding sequence GTGAGCGCTCGCGAGGCGGATTGGGATCCGCGCCGGCTGCCCGACCTGACGGGTCGGACCTACCTGGTGACGGGCTCGAACGCGGGCCTCGGGTACTTCGCCAGCGAGCAGCTCGTGAACGCCGGCGCGCGCGTCATCATGACCGGCCGCAACCCCAACCGGCTCGCCGCCGCCCGCGCCGCCGTGTCGGCACGCCTGCCCCATGCGACGGGCTCCGCCGAGACGCTGCTGCTGGACACGAGCAACCTCGGCTCGGTGCGCGCTGCGGCCGCCACGGTCCGGCAGCGCGGGCGCCTCGACGGCCTGCTGCTGAACGCGGGGATCGTGCATCCGCCGGCGCAACGCGAGACCACGCGGGACGGCAATGAGCTCGTGCTCGCCACCAACGCGCTCGGCCACTTCGCCCTGGCGGGCGCACTGCTGACGACGCTCGCCGCCCGCCGCGGCCGGATGGTGTGGCTCGGCAGCATGTCGACGTCGATCTCGAAGTACGACCCCGTCGATCCGCAGCTCGTCGAGCGCTACTCGCCGTGGCGCGCGTACGTGCAGTCGAAGGCCGTCACCACGGTCGTCGGGCTCGAGGCGGACCGCCGCCTGCGCGAGGCCCGCGTTCCCGTGACGAGCGTGATCGCCCACCCCGGCTACTCCACGAGCGGCCGCACGGTCGGCATCCGGGGTGTCAACGAGCCGTCGCGCTGGGGCCGGTTCCTCGACAATCTGCAGGCTCCCGTCACGCAGTCCAAGGAGGCCGGTGCCTGGGCGCTCGTTCGCGCGCTCGTCGACCCCGAGGTCGAGGGCGGGCAGATGTGGGGGCCCGGTCGCATCGTCACGGGTCAGCCCCGGGCCGCGAAGCCCACGCCGTTCCTGCGGGAGCGGGCGATCGGCGAGCGGCTGTGGCTCATGTGCGAGGCGGCCACGCGGATGCGGTGGCCCTTCGAGGCGGCGCGCCGCTGA
- a CDS encoding metal-dependent transcriptional regulator — protein sequence MPTSAAVDDYLKVVYQHTEWQDERITPSQLAQQLGLAPSSVTEMVQKLAAAGLVSHRRYGPITLTEKGLARAAAIVRRHRLVETWLVREYGYTWDEVHDEAEILEHALSDRLLDRIDERLGRPRFDPHGDAIPDVFGQVERVPFVLLADAQAGHVGRVLRVNDRDPDLLRELERRGLDVDHRVEVLEPAPALRVRVDGTEISIPPAAHDAIWLSA from the coding sequence GTGCCCACATCCGCAGCCGTCGACGACTACCTGAAGGTCGTGTACCAGCACACGGAATGGCAGGACGAGCGGATCACGCCCTCGCAGCTCGCGCAACAGCTGGGGCTCGCGCCGTCGAGCGTCACCGAGATGGTGCAGAAGCTCGCCGCTGCGGGTCTCGTGAGCCACCGCCGGTACGGCCCGATCACGCTGACCGAGAAGGGCCTCGCGCGCGCCGCGGCGATCGTCCGTCGCCACCGACTCGTCGAGACGTGGCTCGTGCGCGAGTACGGCTACACCTGGGACGAGGTGCACGACGAGGCCGAGATCCTCGAGCACGCCCTCAGCGACCGACTGCTCGACCGCATCGACGAACGCCTCGGTCGGCCTCGTTTCGATCCCCACGGCGATGCCATCCCGGACGTGTTCGGTCAGGTCGAGCGCGTGCCGTTCGTGCTGCTCGCAGACGCGCAGGCGGGGCACGTGGGTCGCGTGCTGCGCGTCAACGACCGCGACCCCGACCTGCTGCGCGAACTCGAACGCCGGGGGCTCGACGTGGACCACCGCGTGGAGGTGCTCGAGCCCGCTCCTGCCCTGCGCGTCCGCGTGGACGGCACCGAGATCAGCATCCCGCCGGCCGCGCACGACGCGATCTGGCTCTCCGCCTGA
- a CDS encoding Nramp family divalent metal transporter — MPKTLTAAPPQAPARRMAWLLGPALVAGVAYLDPGNVAANMTAGATFGYLLVWVVVLGNLMAWLIQYLSAKLGIVTGQSLPDLLGRRIRRPWARRLYWLQAELVAMATDVAEVIGGAVALNLLFGIPLLWGGVITGVVSMIVLTVQSRRGARAFETIVITMLIVIVIGFCTGIIFSPPDAGGLVQGLVPRFEGTDSVLLAASILGATVMPHAIYAHSSLARDRFPLTDGAPADRERRLLRATRWDVTIAMAVAGTTNLIMLLLAASSLAGVPGTDSLEGAYAALSAGLGPVIATLFAVGLLASGLASTSVGAYAGSEIMKGLLHVRVPLLARRLVTLIPALVILGLGLDPTLALVLSQVVLSFGIPFALIPLVWLTAQRGLLGRYRNRIATTVAGAAASVFLVALNALLIWLVITGG; from the coding sequence ATGCCGAAAACTCTGACCGCCGCGCCGCCGCAGGCGCCCGCGCGTCGGATGGCGTGGCTGCTCGGGCCGGCGCTGGTCGCCGGGGTGGCTTACCTCGACCCGGGAAACGTCGCCGCGAACATGACCGCGGGCGCGACGTTCGGTTACCTGCTGGTGTGGGTCGTGGTGCTCGGCAACCTCATGGCCTGGCTGATCCAGTACCTCTCGGCGAAGCTCGGGATCGTCACCGGCCAGAGCCTGCCCGACCTCCTCGGCCGCCGCATCCGCCGTCCGTGGGCCCGACGGCTCTACTGGCTGCAGGCCGAGCTCGTGGCGATGGCGACGGATGTGGCCGAGGTCATCGGCGGCGCGGTCGCGCTCAACCTGCTGTTCGGCATCCCGCTCCTGTGGGGCGGGGTCATCACTGGTGTCGTGTCGATGATCGTGCTGACGGTGCAGTCGCGCCGCGGCGCGCGCGCCTTCGAGACCATCGTCATCACGATGCTCATCGTCATCGTGATCGGCTTCTGCACCGGGATCATCTTCTCGCCGCCGGATGCGGGCGGCCTGGTGCAGGGCCTCGTGCCGCGCTTCGAGGGCACCGACTCGGTGCTGCTGGCCGCATCCATCCTGGGCGCGACCGTCATGCCGCACGCGATCTACGCGCACTCCTCGCTGGCGCGCGACCGCTTCCCGCTGACCGATGGCGCCCCCGCCGATCGCGAACGCCGGTTGCTGCGCGCCACACGGTGGGACGTCACGATCGCCATGGCCGTCGCCGGCACGACGAACCTCATCATGCTGCTGCTGGCCGCATCCAGCCTCGCAGGCGTTCCCGGCACCGACTCGCTCGAGGGCGCGTACGCGGCGCTGTCCGCGGGACTCGGCCCCGTCATCGCGACGCTCTTCGCGGTGGGCCTGCTCGCGAGCGGGCTGGCCTCGACCTCGGTCGGCGCCTACGCCGGCTCCGAGATCATGAAGGGGCTGCTGCACGTGCGCGTGCCGCTGCTGGCTCGGCGGCTCGTGACCCTCATCCCCGCCCTCGTGATCCTGGGGCTCGGGCTCGACCCGACGCTCGCCCTGGTGCTCAGCCAGGTCGTGCTCTCGTTCGGAATCCCGTTCGCCCTCATCCCCCTCGTCTGGTTGACGGCGCAGCGCGGTCTGCTCGGCCGGTACCGCAACCGGATCGCCACGACGGTCGCGGGAGCGGCCGCATCCGTGTTCCTGGTGGCTCTCAACGCGCTGCTCATCTGGCTCGTCATCACGGGCGGGTAG
- a CDS encoding TrmH family RNA methyltransferase — MTDAGEPEDTTADTAPEHGVGPWEGPWPEDAHFDPGLLAAGDRRNVIDRYRYWRMEAIVADLDAHRHGFHVAIENWQHDMNIGSIVRSANAFAAAEVHIIGRRRWNKRGAMVTDRYQHLRHHDDVAAFAAWAGAEEIPVIAVDNVPGSVPVQDAELPERCVLVFGQEGPGLSPEAVAAASGVVEISQYGSTRSINAAAAAAVVMYEWCRRWAR; from the coding sequence ATGACGGATGCGGGTGAGCCCGAGGACACGACCGCGGACACCGCTCCCGAGCACGGCGTCGGGCCCTGGGAGGGGCCCTGGCCAGAGGATGCGCACTTCGATCCCGGCCTGCTCGCCGCGGGCGACCGCCGCAACGTGATCGATCGCTACCGCTACTGGCGCATGGAGGCGATCGTCGCCGATCTCGACGCCCACCGGCACGGCTTCCACGTGGCGATCGAGAACTGGCAGCACGACATGAACATCGGCTCGATCGTCCGCAGCGCCAACGCGTTCGCCGCCGCCGAAGTGCACATCATCGGTCGGCGTCGCTGGAACAAGCGCGGCGCCATGGTCACCGATCGCTATCAGCACCTGCGCCACCACGACGACGTCGCGGCGTTCGCGGCGTGGGCTGGCGCCGAGGAGATCCCCGTCATCGCCGTCGACAACGTGCCCGGCTCCGTCCCCGTGCAGGATGCGGAGCTTCCCGAACGCTGCGTGCTCGTGTTCGGCCAGGAGGGGCCCGGCCTCTCGCCCGAGGCCGTGGCGGCCGCATCCGGAGTCGTGGAGATCTCCCAGTACGGATCGACGCGGTCGATCAATGCGGCCGCCGCGGCCGCCGTCGTGATGTACGAGTGGTGTCGCCGCTGGGCGCGCTGA
- a CDS encoding VanZ family protein, translating into MPHTRISPARLVAALAAGAVVVLLTLAPWAFVHPLRGRVVWLLQDLADPVMTWLPGGPDQVLNTLLFIPLGATIALLLPRRAWLLAIVAGFALSAVVEIAQESIPGRVPDAGDVLWNTCGGAIGVIVVSLIRLLGATQRGR; encoded by the coding sequence ATGCCTCACACCCGCATCTCACCCGCCCGTCTCGTCGCCGCCCTCGCGGCCGGCGCCGTCGTGGTGCTGCTGACCCTCGCGCCCTGGGCCTTCGTGCATCCGCTGCGGGGACGCGTCGTCTGGCTGCTGCAGGATCTTGCCGACCCCGTCATGACGTGGCTCCCGGGCGGGCCGGATCAGGTGCTCAACACCCTGCTGTTCATCCCGTTGGGCGCGACCATCGCGCTGCTTCTGCCGCGCCGCGCGTGGCTGCTCGCGATCGTCGCGGGCTTCGCGCTGTCGGCAGTGGTGGAGATCGCGCAGGAATCGATCCCCGGCCGCGTGCCGGATGCGGGCGACGTGCTCTGGAACACCTGCGGCGGGGCGATCGGTGTGATCGTGGTGAGCCTCATCCGCCTGCTCGGAGCGACTCAGCGCGGCAGATGA
- a CDS encoding sensor histidine kinase, with amino-acid sequence MTPRRVGVSIRLKLALSYAGFLIVAGGALVVVGLLVLRFVPEGALFGTDGDWAPNRANLLEVFTRYAVWAIIALVLFGLVGGWILAGIVLRPLRRMTDAVALVRDGRLDHRVALPGRRDELTELADTLDAMLDRIERTLDEERRFAANASHELRTPHAVIRTLVEVAQADPAGRDIETTLSRIGQTNDRAIEATEALLTLARVGRGAPLALQRVDLAAVVETALADVRADAEAARIRIDTDLRPSVVTADEALLARLAANLVRNAVVHNVDDGWMLVRVREGALIVENGGDQLTPEVAATLTEPFVRGAGRTRGAPGRSGAGLGLAIVASIVRAHGATLAVAARPTGGLQVTVHLPR; translated from the coding sequence GTGACGCCTCGTCGCGTGGGCGTCTCGATCCGTCTGAAGCTCGCGCTCAGCTACGCCGGCTTCCTCATCGTCGCCGGCGGCGCGCTGGTGGTCGTCGGGCTCCTCGTGCTGCGTTTTGTGCCCGAGGGCGCGCTGTTCGGCACCGACGGCGACTGGGCGCCCAACCGCGCGAATCTCCTCGAAGTGTTCACGCGCTACGCGGTCTGGGCGATCATCGCGCTCGTGCTGTTCGGCCTCGTCGGCGGCTGGATCCTCGCGGGGATCGTGCTGCGTCCGCTGCGCCGGATGACGGATGCGGTCGCCCTGGTGCGCGACGGCCGCCTCGATCACCGGGTCGCGCTGCCCGGGCGCCGCGACGAGCTGACCGAACTCGCCGACACCCTGGACGCGATGCTCGACCGCATCGAGCGCACCCTCGACGAAGAGCGCCGGTTCGCTGCGAACGCCTCGCACGAGCTGCGCACCCCGCACGCCGTCATCCGCACGCTCGTCGAGGTGGCCCAGGCGGATCCCGCCGGACGCGACATCGAGACGACGCTGTCCCGCATCGGCCAGACGAACGACCGCGCGATCGAGGCGACCGAGGCGCTGCTCACGCTCGCGCGGGTGGGTCGCGGCGCACCCCTCGCCCTCCAGCGCGTGGACCTGGCCGCGGTCGTCGAGACGGCGCTGGCGGACGTCCGCGCGGATGCGGAGGCCGCCCGCATCCGCATCGACACCGACCTGCGTCCCTCCGTCGTCACCGCCGACGAGGCGCTCCTTGCGAGACTCGCGGCCAACCTCGTGCGCAACGCCGTGGTGCACAACGTCGACGACGGATGGATGCTGGTGCGCGTGCGCGAGGGCGCGCTGATCGTCGAGAACGGCGGCGATCAGCTGACGCCCGAGGTCGCCGCGACCCTGACCGAGCCCTTCGTGCGCGGCGCGGGCCGCACCCGCGGCGCACCGGGTCGCTCCGGCGCCGGTCTGGGACTCGCGATCGTCGCGTCGATCGTGCGTGCCCACGGGGCGACACTGGCCGTCGCGGCGCGCCCCACCGGCGGGCTGCAGGTCACGGTTCATCTGCCGCGCTGA
- a CDS encoding response regulator transcription factor, whose product MRVLIVEDELFLAEAIRDGLRLEAIAADIAGDGDTALEQLAVNSYDVVVLDRDIPGPNGDEIARRLTAAATAPRILMLTAADRLDDKETGFASGADDYLTKPFALRELVLRLRALGRRPAAAAPPTSERAGVTLDRFRREVFRDGRYVALTRKQFAVLDVLMSADGGVVSAEDLLERAWDENADPFTNAVRITISTLRKRLGEPWVIETVPGVGYRMLP is encoded by the coding sequence ATGCGGGTGCTGATCGTCGAGGACGAGTTGTTCCTCGCCGAGGCGATCCGCGACGGGCTGCGTCTCGAGGCGATCGCCGCCGACATCGCCGGTGACGGCGACACGGCCCTTGAGCAGCTCGCCGTCAACTCCTACGACGTCGTCGTGCTCGACCGAGACATCCCCGGCCCGAACGGCGACGAGATCGCACGCCGTCTCACGGCCGCGGCAACCGCTCCCCGCATCCTCATGCTCACCGCCGCCGACCGTCTCGACGACAAGGAGACCGGCTTCGCGAGCGGCGCCGACGACTACCTCACCAAGCCGTTCGCCCTGCGCGAGCTCGTGCTTCGGTTGCGCGCGCTCGGGCGCCGCCCTGCCGCGGCTGCACCTCCTACGTCCGAGCGCGCGGGTGTGACCCTCGACCGCTTTCGGCGCGAGGTGTTCCGCGACGGGCGCTACGTCGCCCTCACGCGCAAGCAGTTCGCGGTGCTCGACGTGCTGATGAGCGCCGACGGCGGCGTCGTCAGCGCGGAGGACCTCCTGGAACGGGCGTGGGACGAGAACGCCGACCCCTTCACGAACGCCGTGCGCATCACGATCTCGACGCTGCGCAAGCGTCTCGGGGAACCGTGGGTCATCGAGACCGTGCCGGGCGTCGGCTACCGGATGCTGCCGTGA
- a CDS encoding M15 family metallopeptidase, with the protein MHSSVAPASVVAPARPHRLVFAALGLVAAILVVALAGVLLRGALIPASPFEPNEANGLIRGDQAVTVADENLPAIAGLDAGLRNAMRAATADAAGDGVALLISSGWRSEAYQRWLLGDAIRYYGDEATARRFVATPEASQHVTGDAVDIGPLDAQLWLGEHGAAHGLCQTYANERWHFELATTPGGICPDMRADATS; encoded by the coding sequence ATGCACAGTTCCGTCGCACCCGCATCCGTTGTCGCTCCGGCCCGGCCGCACCGGCTCGTGTTCGCCGCGCTCGGTCTCGTCGCCGCGATCCTCGTGGTCGCCCTGGCCGGCGTGCTGCTGCGCGGGGCGCTGATCCCGGCCTCGCCGTTCGAGCCGAATGAGGCGAACGGCCTCATCCGGGGCGATCAGGCCGTCACCGTCGCCGACGAGAATCTGCCCGCCATCGCCGGGCTCGACGCGGGGCTGCGCAATGCGATGCGCGCCGCGACGGCCGACGCGGCGGGTGACGGAGTGGCGCTGCTGATCTCCAGCGGATGGCGCAGTGAGGCCTACCAGCGGTGGCTGCTGGGCGATGCCATTCGTTATTACGGCGACGAGGCGACCGCGCGTCGGTTCGTGGCGACCCCGGAGGCCTCGCAACATGTGACGGGTGACGCCGTCGACATCGGGCCCCTCGACGCGCAGCTCTGGCTCGGGGAGCACGGTGCGGCGCACGGCCTGTGCCAGACCTACGCCAACGAACGCTGGCACTTCGAGTTGGCGACGACTCCCGGCGGCATCTGCCCCGACATGCGCGCGGATGCCACATCCTGA
- a CDS encoding G5 domain-containing protein, which translates to MANEAGWFPDPKNGNQWRWWDGRQWTDRVAPTGSPAAPKRDASRSWLGVPVWGWVLVAAALVTLTVVVPWLVALGALSVLVTGIVAIAAGTPTWLRLRTRRMAVAVAGGAAVLVLVTGTVAAATSVGRSVEVSTVGAASSASPTPEHTTTRAPSPTPTPVTTTRDESVTEAIPFERTTGEDPSLTRGETRVSVAGADGELTRTFRVTLVDGVEVKREQIAETVTRAPVTEVTVVGTYDPPAAAPAPAAPAPAQGGCDPNYADGCVPIASDVDCAGGSGNGPAYFSGTARVVGSDIYDLDRDGDGIACDS; encoded by the coding sequence ATGGCGAACGAAGCCGGGTGGTTTCCCGACCCGAAGAACGGGAATCAGTGGCGCTGGTGGGACGGCCGGCAGTGGACGGATCGTGTGGCGCCCACGGGGAGTCCGGCAGCGCCGAAGCGGGATGCGAGCCGGTCCTGGCTCGGGGTGCCGGTGTGGGGCTGGGTGCTCGTCGCCGCCGCCCTCGTGACGCTGACGGTCGTCGTGCCGTGGCTGGTCGCGCTGGGCGCGCTGAGCGTCCTCGTGACGGGAATCGTCGCGATCGCAGCCGGAACGCCCACGTGGTTGCGGCTGCGCACACGCCGCATGGCCGTCGCCGTGGCGGGCGGCGCAGCCGTACTCGTTCTCGTGACGGGGACGGTAGCGGCCGCCACCAGCGTGGGCCGTTCTGTGGAGGTCAGCACGGTCGGAGCCGCCTCGTCGGCCAGCCCGACGCCTGAGCACACGACGACCCGTGCTCCGAGCCCGACCCCCACCCCGGTCACCACGACGCGCGACGAGAGCGTGACGGAGGCCATCCCCTTCGAGAGGACGACGGGAGAGGACCCATCGCTGACCCGTGGCGAGACGAGGGTGTCGGTGGCAGGAGCCGATGGCGAACTCACCCGCACGTTCCGCGTGACCCTCGTCGACGGCGTCGAGGTGAAGCGCGAGCAGATCGCAGAGACGGTGACGCGCGCCCCGGTCACCGAGGTGACGGTGGTCGGCACGTACGATCCGCCGGCTGCAGCACCGGCCCCGGCGGCCCCTGCCCCGGCACAGGGCGGTTGCGATCCGAACTACGCGGACGGATGCGTCCCGATCGCCTCCGACGTGGACTGCGCGGGTGGAAGCGGCAACGGGCCGGCGTACTTCTCCGGAACGGCGCGGGTCGTCGGATCGGACATCTACGACCTCGACCGTGACGGTGACGGGATCGCCTGCGACTCCTGA
- a CDS encoding MATE family efflux transporter, giving the protein MAATLNRQILTLAVPALGALIAEPLFLIIDAAMIGHLGVVPLAGLGIASAVLQTIVGLMVFLAYSTTPAVARRFGAGQHGSAVTAGIDGMWLALGLGFILAVVGYLTTPTLVGLFAPAADVAAEAEAYLGISMWGLPAMLIVFAATGLLRGMQDTVTPLWIAGAGFTANAGLNWLFIYGFGWGIAGSAVGTVVAQWGMVAVYALVVGRLARRHAASVRPRRDSVSGAARSGGWMFLRTVSLRAALLATVAVATALGTPELAGWQVAFTIFSTAAFALDALAIAAQALVGRGLGEDDPAFVRRVLGRTVAWGVWFGVIVGALIGGFSGVIGLVFTSDAAIAALVQPALIVLAVAQPLCAVVFVLDGVLIGAGDGKYLALAGLANLVPFVPALLVLIWAGAAGAAGLAWLAVAFFGVYMLARAVTLGWRVRTGAWMRIPA; this is encoded by the coding sequence GTGGCGGCGACACTCAATCGGCAGATTCTGACCCTCGCGGTGCCCGCGCTCGGCGCGCTCATCGCGGAGCCGCTGTTCCTCATCATCGATGCCGCGATGATCGGACATCTCGGCGTCGTGCCGCTCGCAGGACTCGGTATCGCATCCGCCGTGCTGCAGACGATCGTCGGGCTGATGGTGTTCCTGGCCTACTCGACGACCCCCGCGGTGGCGCGTCGTTTCGGCGCGGGTCAGCACGGCTCGGCGGTGACCGCCGGTATCGACGGGATGTGGCTGGCACTCGGACTCGGGTTCATCCTCGCCGTGGTCGGGTACCTCACGACGCCCACGCTCGTCGGCCTGTTCGCACCCGCCGCCGACGTCGCGGCGGAGGCGGAGGCGTACCTCGGCATCTCGATGTGGGGACTGCCTGCCATGCTGATCGTGTTCGCGGCGACGGGTCTGCTGCGCGGCATGCAGGACACGGTCACCCCGCTGTGGATCGCCGGCGCCGGGTTCACGGCGAACGCGGGGCTGAACTGGCTGTTCATCTACGGATTCGGATGGGGCATCGCCGGCTCCGCGGTCGGAACCGTCGTGGCGCAGTGGGGCATGGTCGCCGTGTATGCGCTGGTGGTGGGGCGGCTGGCGCGGCGGCATGCCGCATCCGTTCGTCCGCGTCGCGACAGCGTGTCGGGCGCCGCGCGCAGCGGCGGCTGGATGTTCCTGCGCACCGTCTCGTTGCGCGCGGCGCTGCTGGCCACGGTCGCCGTGGCCACAGCTCTCGGCACCCCTGAGCTCGCCGGCTGGCAGGTGGCGTTCACGATCTTCTCGACCGCCGCGTTCGCCCTCGATGCGCTGGCGATCGCGGCGCAGGCTCTGGTGGGCCGCGGGCTCGGCGAGGACGACCCCGCCTTCGTGCGTCGCGTGCTCGGCCGCACGGTGGCCTGGGGCGTGTGGTTCGGCGTGATCGTGGGGGCGTTGATCGGCGGCTTCTCGGGCGTGATCGGTCTCGTCTTCACCTCGGATGCGGCCATCGCCGCGCTCGTGCAGCCCGCCCTGATCGTGCTCGCCGTCGCTCAGCCGCTGTGCGCCGTCGTGTTCGTGCTCGACGGCGTGCTCATCGGCGCCGGGGACGGCAAGTACCTCGCCCTCGCGGGACTCGCCAACCTGGTGCCGTTCGTTCCGGCGTTGCTCGTGCTGATCTGGGCGGGCGCGGCGGGGGCAGCGGGCCTGGCCTGGCTCGCGGTCGCCTTCTTCGGCGTCTACATGCTGGCCCGCGCCGTCACCCTCGGGTGGCGCGTGCGCACCGGCGCCTGGATGCGCATCCCCGCCTGA